The proteins below are encoded in one region of Myxococcales bacterium:
- a CDS encoding L-erythro-3,5-diaminohexanoate dehydrogenase, translated as MPQQHPAADPYGSHRVLSPTGAAPGQAWKLNPNVEEFYSNEILLDVEALSIDAGSFRQIEGSSGVDDEGIMRLITRTVKTRGKQHNPVTGSGGVLMGKVAAIGSDLQGKIGLEPGERIVSLASLTATPLQLEKVRKVNRESGQVEVRGQAVLFEAYPFAKLPTDMPASVALAVLSVCSAPALCAKLAEGKSKVLILGAAGKSGLLCAAACRKVMGDQAKIVGIDSGDDAIEQARELGLYTDLLLGNAADPLLIRELCAAKDQAGLFDLVISCVNAGEVEMSAMLAVKELGALLFFSSSTNFNRAAYSAQLCSKEVELRIGGTYVKGQSDVALGLVREHEGLKALFKKRYA; from the coding sequence GTGCCCCAACAACACCCTGCAGCGGATCCCTACGGCTCGCACCGCGTACTTTCTCCAACCGGCGCAGCCCCGGGTCAAGCGTGGAAGCTTAATCCCAACGTCGAGGAATTTTATAGCAACGAAATACTGCTCGATGTTGAGGCGCTCAGCATTGATGCGGGTAGTTTCCGTCAAATCGAAGGTAGTTCGGGCGTGGACGATGAAGGCATCATGCGTTTGATCACGCGCACCGTTAAAACCCGAGGCAAACAGCACAATCCAGTGACCGGATCGGGCGGTGTGCTCATGGGTAAAGTTGCAGCGATTGGCTCCGATTTGCAGGGTAAAATTGGGCTTGAGCCGGGCGAGCGCATCGTAAGCCTTGCATCGCTTACCGCCACGCCGTTGCAGCTTGAAAAAGTGCGTAAAGTCAATCGTGAATCCGGGCAAGTCGAGGTGCGCGGCCAAGCTGTGCTTTTTGAGGCTTATCCCTTTGCGAAACTACCTACCGACATGCCGGCCTCCGTTGCGCTCGCTGTGCTCAGTGTCTGCTCTGCGCCAGCGCTTTGCGCCAAACTTGCTGAAGGAAAAAGCAAAGTGCTCATTCTTGGTGCTGCTGGTAAAAGTGGATTGCTGTGTGCTGCAGCATGCCGCAAAGTGATGGGCGATCAAGCAAAGATTGTCGGCATCGACAGCGGTGATGATGCTATTGAACAAGCACGAGAGCTTGGCCTTTACACGGACCTTCTCTTGGGTAATGCAGCCGATCCACTTCTTATTCGTGAGCTATGCGCCGCTAAGGATCAAGCCGGCTTGTTCGACTTGGTGATCTCGTGTGTCAATGCCGGCGAAGTGGAAATGAGCGCGATGCTTGCCGTCAAAGAACTTGGCGCGCTGCTTTTCTTTTCCTCGTCTACCAATTTCAACCGCGCTGCTTACAGCGCACAGCTTTGCAGCAAAGAAGTCGAACTGCGTATTGGCGGCACCTATGTCAAAGGTCAAAGTGATGTTGCGCTTGGCCTAGTGCGTGAGCACGAAGGTCTCAAAGCGCTATTCAAAAAACGCTACGCCTAA
- a CDS encoding threonylcarbamoyl-AMP synthase yields the protein MRIQIHPEHPEPHKIRQAVEALRHGGVIAYPTDSTYGLGCDAFQKKAIDQLYRIKQLAKDHPLTLLCPDLSQIAKYAVVDNQSYRLMRRLVPGPYVFVLSATKEVPKLLMRKRRTVGIRVPDHPVVHALLAEYGGPLVSTSASYQGDILRDPAEIAARFPAVAEILDVELGGMHPSTIVDLTSDVPAILREGAGDIEAVLGSIQ from the coding sequence ATGCGTATTCAAATCCACCCAGAGCATCCGGAACCCCATAAAATTCGCCAGGCTGTAGAGGCTTTGCGGCATGGAGGGGTGATTGCCTATCCGACGGATTCTACCTATGGGCTGGGCTGTGATGCCTTTCAAAAGAAAGCCATCGATCAACTCTACCGCATCAAGCAGTTAGCCAAAGATCATCCACTAACTTTGCTGTGCCCAGACCTAAGCCAGATTGCAAAATACGCTGTCGTGGATAACCAATCCTATCGTTTGATGCGAAGGCTGGTGCCGGGTCCTTATGTGTTTGTGCTTAGCGCTACCAAAGAAGTCCCGAAGTTACTTATGCGCAAACGTCGCACGGTTGGTATTCGTGTACCCGACCATCCTGTGGTTCATGCCTTGCTCGCGGAATACGGCGGACCGTTGGTGTCGACTTCAGCGTCCTATCAGGGTGACATTTTGCGTGATCCAGCAGAGATTGCGGCTCGTTTCCCGGCGGTGGCTGAGATCTTGGATGTCGAGCTTGGCGGTATGCATCCTTCCACGATTGTTGATTTAACCAGTGATGTTCCGGCCATTCTTCGCGAAGGGGCCGGCGACATCGAGGCTGTACTCGGCTCGATTCAATAA
- a CDS encoding anthranilate synthase component I family protein — MRIEPSFDEFVRLSKASTVVPVCAEWVADTLTPVAAFAALGQGPGSYLLESVVGGERLARYSFVGYDSDFIIRAGCDFVEFVRGDQIERKEHHDPWEALRDCLKKYEAQAVPWLPPFWGGAVGYVAYDAVRRFEPAVGEGNAKGGDPYIYAFAVGGTTLVFDNVLQTVRLVRSVLVGESHDLVAAYERAVDKLRACEESLSTPNPPSHIVRPEPDELAPELPPSSFERSAFCTAVDQAREYIRAGDIFQVVLSQCFRLPSDDVDPFDVYRVMRAINPSPYNYFLRFPEVRIAGASPETMVKLDDRIAQLRPIAGTRHRSWDLEEDLRIEAELLADPKELAEHVMLVDLGRNDLGRICTTGTVALTEQMAVERYSHVMHIVSNVAGELQGDKDAIDVLAATFPAGTLSGAPKIRAMQIIDELEPERRGIYGGAVGYISFEGSMDMAIAIRTVLESHGEFRIQAGAGIVADSKPESEFEETVNKARASLLAVEHARSSHRRAGNT, encoded by the coding sequence ATGCGAATTGAGCCTAGTTTTGATGAGTTTGTTCGACTTTCGAAAGCCAGTACGGTGGTTCCGGTGTGCGCCGAGTGGGTGGCGGATACGCTAACGCCGGTGGCTGCCTTTGCCGCGCTTGGTCAGGGACCAGGCAGTTACTTGCTGGAAAGCGTGGTTGGCGGAGAACGCCTGGCTCGTTATTCTTTCGTGGGCTACGATTCAGATTTTATCATTCGCGCAGGTTGCGATTTTGTTGAGTTTGTCCGTGGCGATCAGATTGAGCGAAAAGAGCATCACGACCCGTGGGAGGCTTTGCGCGATTGCCTAAAGAAATACGAAGCACAGGCTGTGCCATGGTTGCCGCCGTTCTGGGGCGGGGCTGTGGGTTACGTTGCCTACGATGCGGTGCGAAGGTTTGAGCCAGCTGTTGGTGAAGGCAACGCCAAGGGTGGCGATCCCTATATTTACGCTTTTGCTGTGGGCGGCACGACCTTGGTGTTTGACAATGTGCTTCAAACGGTACGGCTTGTGCGCTCGGTGTTGGTTGGTGAGTCCCATGATTTGGTGGCAGCTTACGAGCGGGCCGTCGATAAGCTTCGCGCATGTGAAGAAAGCCTAAGCACTCCAAACCCTCCGTCGCATATTGTCCGGCCGGAGCCTGATGAACTCGCTCCTGAGCTTCCGCCTTCTTCTTTTGAGCGTTCGGCTTTTTGTACAGCTGTGGATCAAGCGCGTGAATACATTCGGGCTGGCGACATATTTCAGGTGGTGCTCTCGCAGTGTTTCAGACTGCCAAGCGATGATGTGGATCCCTTTGACGTGTATCGTGTGATGCGGGCCATCAACCCTTCGCCGTACAACTACTTTTTGCGTTTCCCTGAAGTGCGCATCGCGGGTGCAAGTCCTGAGACCATGGTCAAACTCGATGATCGGATCGCGCAATTACGGCCGATTGCTGGGACACGGCATCGCAGCTGGGACCTTGAAGAAGATTTACGCATCGAAGCCGAGCTGCTTGCGGATCCTAAAGAGTTGGCGGAGCACGTCATGCTTGTCGATCTTGGTCGCAACGATTTGGGCCGCATATGCACGACCGGAACAGTAGCGCTGACTGAGCAAATGGCCGTGGAGCGTTATTCGCACGTGATGCACATCGTTTCAAATGTCGCTGGCGAACTGCAAGGGGATAAAGATGCGATTGACGTCCTTGCCGCTACTTTTCCCGCTGGAACACTTTCAGGCGCCCCCAAGATTCGAGCGATGCAAATAATTGATGAGCTTGAACCGGAGCGTCGCGGCATCTACGGGGGGGCGGTCGGTTACATCAGTTTTGAAGGATCGATGGATATGGCGATCGCCATACGCACTGTGCTTGAAAGCCATGGCGAATTTCGCATCCAGGCAGGTGCTGGTATTGTAGCCGATAGCAAACCCGAATCTGAGTTCGAGGAAACCGTCAACAAAGCCCGCGCCTCCTTGCTAGCCGTAGAACACGCCCGCAGCAGCCACCGCCGAGCCGGCAACACCTAG
- a CDS encoding YceI family protein — protein MQNTNWNIDVSHSGINFSVKHMVFANVRGRFASWSGTIHMDETDLNKSSVEVEIDASSIDTGVADRDNHLRSADFLDVEQFPKLIFKSTKLEKVKDDRYQLHGKLTLHGVSKEVVLDMSYGGQAKDPWGNQRAAFTASTSLDRREFGLKWNQALEAGGLLVGERIDIELEVQAVQLS, from the coding sequence ATGCAAAATACAAACTGGAATATTGATGTGAGTCATTCAGGCATAAACTTTTCCGTGAAACACATGGTGTTTGCTAATGTACGAGGACGCTTTGCTTCCTGGAGCGGAACAATTCACATGGATGAAACGGATCTCAATAAGAGTAGCGTCGAAGTTGAAATCGATGCGTCGAGCATTGATACTGGCGTTGCGGACCGCGACAATCACCTTCGATCCGCTGATTTTTTAGATGTTGAGCAATTTCCCAAGCTCATCTTTAAAAGCACAAAGCTCGAAAAAGTAAAGGATGATCGCTATCAGCTCCATGGCAAACTGACCCTGCATGGAGTTAGCAAAGAAGTCGTGCTCGACATGAGTTATGGCGGTCAAGCCAAAGATCCCTGGGGCAATCAGCGTGCGGCATTTACCGCATCGACCTCCTTGGACCGTCGGGAATTTGGTCTCAAGTGGAATCAGGCCCTCGAAGCAGGCGGCCTACTGGTAGGCGAGCGCATCGATATCGAACTCGAAGTTCAAGCGGTGCAACTTTCCTAA
- the coaBC gene encoding bifunctional phosphopantothenoylcysteine decarboxylase/phosphopantothenate--cysteine ligase CoaBC, whose amino-acid sequence MQVRSKHIVLGVGGGIAAFKSVYLLRELGRAGFDVRVAMTPSAKHFVTPLSFAALSRHPVESDLWISPQGEEKHVELASWADAMVVAPATANLLARISHGMADDILAATLLCFKGPVFIAPAMHPSMWSHPATKHNIAILKERGVQLIGPEHGALANGEQGLGRMSEPQHIVEKLQAKLFAKQDYANKRVLVTAGPTYEDIDPVRYLTNRSSGKMGFALAEQALARGAEVTLVAGPVKLDCSNSIRRIDVRSAEEMNRVVLEHSPKNDVVIMAAAVADYRPAKKVDQKIKKSSEPRSLELSPNPDILANISKKKTENMPILAGFCLETDNLVNSAREKLERKGADLIVANLANKALEGDHTELTLVDKQNAKALGAMSKTQAANAVLDALIAKVK is encoded by the coding sequence ATGCAAGTGCGATCCAAACACATCGTGCTCGGCGTTGGCGGCGGTATCGCGGCCTTCAAGAGCGTCTACCTTTTGCGCGAACTCGGACGAGCTGGTTTTGACGTGCGCGTGGCCATGACCCCATCGGCAAAGCATTTCGTAACCCCTCTGAGCTTTGCGGCTCTAAGCAGACACCCCGTTGAGAGTGATCTTTGGATTTCCCCACAAGGTGAAGAAAAGCACGTCGAACTTGCAAGTTGGGCTGATGCGATGGTTGTGGCGCCGGCAACTGCCAATTTATTGGCGCGCATCAGCCATGGCATGGCCGATGACATCCTCGCTGCGACTTTACTTTGCTTCAAAGGTCCCGTGTTTATCGCTCCAGCAATGCATCCCTCCATGTGGAGCCATCCAGCCACCAAGCACAACATCGCCATACTCAAAGAACGCGGCGTGCAGCTCATCGGCCCCGAGCACGGCGCACTTGCAAACGGTGAGCAAGGCTTAGGTCGCATGAGCGAGCCGCAGCACATTGTCGAAAAGCTCCAGGCTAAACTTTTTGCTAAGCAAGACTACGCAAACAAACGCGTGCTCGTTACAGCTGGGCCAACTTATGAAGACATTGATCCGGTGCGCTACCTGACAAACCGCTCCAGTGGTAAAATGGGCTTTGCCTTGGCCGAGCAAGCCTTGGCACGCGGCGCAGAAGTTACGCTTGTAGCTGGTCCGGTCAAACTCGACTGCTCAAACTCAATTCGCCGCATCGATGTACGCTCGGCAGAAGAGATGAATCGGGTTGTGCTCGAGCACAGCCCGAAAAACGATGTCGTGATCATGGCTGCGGCTGTCGCAGATTATCGCCCGGCCAAAAAAGTCGATCAGAAAATCAAAAAGAGCAGCGAGCCCCGCAGCTTGGAACTCTCCCCCAACCCAGACATCCTTGCCAATATTAGCAAGAAAAAGACAGAAAACATGCCAATTTTGGCAGGTTTTTGTCTGGAAACTGACAATCTTGTCAATTCAGCTCGAGAAAAACTTGAGCGCAAGGGCGCCGATTTGATTGTGGCCAACTTGGCCAACAAAGCCCTTGAGGGCGATCACACCGAGCTTACGCTGGTGGACAAACAAAACGCGAAGGCCTTAGGAGCCATGTCCAAAACACAAGCTGCTAATGCTGTACTGGACGCGCTCATCGCTAAAGTGAAATAG